The DNA region GTTTGGAATAAGACTTTTGAGATTGGGTAGTTTTTTTCGCATAAAAGGCTGGATTTATCTATTTTCAATAATAAAATGTCTGAAATTAAAAGTCATGGAAGGTAGAGCGCTCTTATATTTGTAAGCAATATAAGTGTGGAACTATGAATGGTAATTTAGGAATTATACGGTTAGGCATTGCATTTCTCAATATATTGATGTTAACGATGTGCAATACGAGTGACAATGTATATTCTTATGAAGCTGAAGAGGCTGATAAGGTAAGTTGCGTATCAGAGAATATAGATAAGCAAGCATCAGGTGGAGCAACTGTCGGGTTGATGGGCAGGGGGCAGTCTGTCTGTTTCAGAAATCTTCCGGCTTCTGAGAAAATAGCTATTCGTTATGCCACTGAAAATGTCGGCGTTTTCAGCTTGTCGGTCAATGGTCAGCCTGCATTAAAGGTGAATATTCACTCTTCGGGTAGTTTTATAGGCAGTTTTCTGTATGCGGTTGTTGACGTTATTATTCCTGGAAATGGTTTTGTTACTTTGAGTGTAGAGGAGGGAGATGTGGCTCTTTGCGTAGACAAGATACTTGTCGGTAAAGGTGACCTCGGATTACCACCTGATATTTGGAATCTGCCTGAACTTAAAGTAGCTGAAGGACCTTTTGCCGCGGACTGGGATAGCTTGAGTAATCACTATTCTGCTCCAGACTGGTGGCGTGAAGCAAAGTTTGGAGCATGGTCTCATTGGGATCCGCAGTCTATGCCCGAATATGGTGATTGGTATGCAAGGAATATGTATATTGAAGGGCATTGGCAATACAATTATCATGTGGAGCATTTTGGTCATCCTTCTGAATATGGTTATAAGGATATATGTAACGACTGGGTGATAGACAAGTGGAATCCGGAAGAATTGATGAAGCTATATATGGATATGGGTGCCCGTTACTTTATGGCAATGGGGGGGCATCATGATAATTTTGATTGCTATGACTCTAAATATCAGCCATGGAATTCTGTTCGTGTGGGTCCTAAGATGGATATTATAGGTATATGGGAAAAAGTGGCTCGTAACCATAAGATGCGTTTCGGTATTGGTTTCCATAGCTCGCCTCCACGTACGTGGGGACAATTTATGACGGTTCGTTATACGGCGGACCGTAATGGAGATAAGGCAGGCGTTCCTTATGATGCGATGCAAACTATTTTGGACGGTAAAGGCAAGTGGTGGGAAGGTATGGATCCTGCCGATCTCTACGGTCCTGAGCATGATGTCAAGACTCCTTTACTATCACCTTTTGCCAATCAATTTATGTGGCGTGTAGATGATGCCATTACAAAATACCATCCTGATATGATCTATTTTGACGAGTCGGCAGGAGATGCATACCTCGATCTCGGGGTGAATATGGGGTTGGGGTTTCTCGCTCCTCCTTTGATAGCCAATTACTATAATAAGTCGATGGCATGGAATAATGGAAAACTGGATGTAGTTTTCAATGCAAAAGGAGTGGGCGGACGTTACAATAGCTTTCCAAATAACCCTGAGCTGATACCGGTAGTGGAACGGGCTATGGTAAAAAGTACTGAGTTTTACATTGAATCGGAAATTATGGCTTATCCGTTTCAGACAGAGCGGAGCCTTTCCGATTGGCACTATAAAAAAGGGGCGCCCTATGCGCAAGCAGACGAGGTGATATGGGGATTGATGGAAAATGTCTCACGTAATGGGGCTTTACTGCTTAATATTCCGCAACATGGAAGAGGGGATGTGGATGAAGAGGCTGTCCGCATTTGTCATGATATAGGTGCTTGGCTCAAAATTAATGGTGAGGCCGTCTACGGTTCCCGTCCTTTTGAAGTGTGGGGAGATCATCAGGTTCTTTTTACGCGTAATGAAGGATACGTATATGCCACTCTGTTGAATTGGAGTGATAGTACGCTTACTTTAAAGGCTTTACGTTCCGGAGGCACGACTATAGGTGATGTGACAGAGGTGGTGATGCTTGGGTCCGACGTACCGTTTACATTTACTCAAAATGCTGATGGATTGATGCTTAAACCTTCCGGGAGGGTACTGCCATTGGCAGATATAGAGAATGTGTCTCTTGCCTCTAAATATCGTGTTTTGCGTATATCACATACTAAAGGGTGGATGAATGATGATGATCCGGGTGTTGCGGCTACAGGCTGGAAACGTTATTGCAATTTGAATTCCGGTGATTACAATAATGACTTGACTGTCAGCGAACGTGTCGGTGACGTTTGGGCATGTAGTTTTGAAGGAAGGAACATCGCTGTTATTGCTCCGAAAGAACCGGGTGCCGGTAGCATGGAAATATTTATTGATGGCAATAGCCAATCTATTGTTGATCTTTCTACAGTGGATGTATGTCTTCCTCAGCAAGTGGTTTTTCAAATGGAAAATCTAGTACCGGGTAAACATACTCTTTCTATTGTCAACAGGAAAGGGAAAGTTTCTGTAGATGCATGTAAGATTTATTAAATATGACAGGACTAACTGATTAAAAATATTTTAAATAATAATGATATGAAGAAAAAGCTATTCAGTTTATTTGCTTTGGCTATTGGATTTCAGACAATTGCCTTATCCCAAAAGAATGAGTGGAGAGATCCGGAGGTAAATGCTGTAAATCGTACTCCGATGCATACCAACTATTTTGCTTATGAATCGCCCGATGCTGCCCGTGCAGGTGTGAAGGAAGAATCTGATAATTTTCTGTCACTGAATGGGATGTGGAAATTTAATTGGGTAAGGAATGCCGACCAGCGCCCGGACGACTTTTATCGGTTGGGTTATAACGATAGTGCGTGGGATGAGCTGAAAGTACCTGCTGTATGGGAGTTAAATGGCTATGGAGATCCTATTTATGTCAATGTTGGGTATCCGTGGAAGAACCAGTTCAGAACAGATCCTCCGAAAATACCTGTAAAGAACAATCATGTGGGATCCTATCGTAAGGAGATTGTTATACCGGCGGAGTGGAAGGATAAGCAAATCTTTGCGCATTTTGGTTCAGTCACTTCTAATATCTATTTGTGGGTGAATGGTAAATACGTTGGGTATAGTGAAGACAGTAAACTGGAAGCGGAGTTTGATTTGTCGGGTTATCTCAAACCGGGTAAAAATCTGATTGTATTTCAGGTGTTCCGTTGGTGCGACGGGTCATATCTTGAAGACCAAGATTTCTTCCGTTTTTCGGGTGTAGGGCGTGATTGCTACTTGTATACCCGCAACAAGAACTATATTCAGGACATCAGAGTTACTCCCGACTTGGACCAACAGTATACAAACGGATCGTTGAATATTGCCCTTCAAATGAAAGGGCGAGGTACTGTGGAATTGGAACTGTCGGATTCGAAAGGCAATATCGTTGCAAACACCCGGGTGAACGGTTCGGGCAATCTTTCGGCTACCATGGAGGTTAAGAATCCCCTTAAATGGAGTGCGGAAATGCCCAATCTTTATTGTCTGACGGCTACTTTGAAGAATGGCAATGATATTTTAGAAGTTATTCCAGTAAAAGTAGGTTTCCGTAAAGTGGAGATTAAGGATGCCCAGTTGCTTGTGAACGGACAGCCTGTACTGATTAAAGGTGCCAACCGCCATGAAATGGATCCCGATTATGGATATGTTGTTTCGCGGGAACGTATGTTGCAGGATATCCGGATCATGAAGCAATTCAATATCAATGCCGTGCGTACATGCCATTATCCTGATGACAATCTTTGGTATGAATTGTGCGATGAGTATGGTTTGTATGTCGTAGCTGAGGCTAATGTAGAGGCGCACGGAATGTTATATACTAATAATCAGCTTTCTAAACATGCTTCCTTTGCCAAAGCACATCTGGAACGTAACCAGCGTAATGTGCAGCGCAGTTACAATCATCCTTCGGTTATTATTTGGTCATTGGGCAACGAAACCGGTCCCGGCCCTAATTTTGAAGCTTGCTACCGTTGGATAAAAGCGGAAGATGCGACACGCCCCGTGCAGTATGAACAGGCCGGTCATGATTATTATACCGATATTTTCTGTCCGATGTATTTGTGGTACAGTGCGTGTGAGGATTATGCCAAGAGTAATGCCACTAAACCGCTTATACAGTGTGAATATGCGCATGCCATGGGTAATTCTATGGGTGGATTCAAAGAATATTGGGACCTGATACGCAAATATCCGAAATTTCAGGGTGGGTTCATCTGGGACTTTGTTGACCAGTCTGTGCGTTGGAAAAATAAAGACGGTATTGAAATATATGCGTACGGCGGAGATTTTAATAAGTACGATGGTTCTGACAATAATTTCTGTGATAACGGTCTGATAAGCCCTGACAGGGTACCGAATCCGCACATGTACGAAGTGGGTTACTTTTATCAGTCCATTTGGACACATCCCGTCAACCTGCAAAATGGAGAAATAGAAATCTTCAATGAGAATTTCTTCCGTGATCTTTCCGCCTATTATCTGGATTGGCAGTTATTGGCAGATGGTGAATTGGTAGAAGCCGGCACTGTTGGCAATCTTGATGTTGCTCCTCAACAAACGGCAAGATTAAAACTGGATATCTCCGGTATAAATTCGTATAAAGACAAAGAACTATTACTGAATGTGTCTTATAAACTTAAAAAGGCTGAAACCTTATTATCTCCCGGATTTACTGTTGCAAAAGCCCAGATGTCCGTCACTCCCTATAAGGCACCCGATATGGCGTTGGTGAATGTGAAAAAAGCGAATATAGAATCCGTTGCTCCCTTCGTGAATAATAATGATGGCAATTATCTGATCATTGAAGGTGAGGATTTCATTATCGAGTTTGCGAAGAACAATGGTTTTCTGAGCAGATATAAGGTTGCAGGCAAAGAATTGATGAATGATGGCGGACAACTCGTGCCTAATTTCTGGCGTGCGCCTACTGACAACGATTATGGTGCCAGATTGCAGCACAAATACAGGGTATGGCTGAATCCGAAACTTAAAAGGACTTCATTTACCAATAAGCAGGAAAATGGAACGATTGTAGTTGAGGCCGGATATGAAATGCCTGATGTATCTGCTAAATTATATCTGACTTATGTGATAAATAATACAGGTGAGATAAAAGTTACCCAGAAAATGCTTGCTGGTGAAGCAGAGAAAGTGCCCGATATGTTCCGCTTCGGCATGCAGATGCAGATGCCTGACGAGTTCTATAAAATCAATTATTATGGCAGAGGTCCTGTGGAAAACTATTCGGACCGCAATCATGCAACAGATTTAGGAATTTACCGTCAGACGGTGGGGGAACAATTCTATCCATATATTCGTCCACAGGAAACGGGTACTAAGACTGATATACGTTGGTGGAGACAACTGAACGAAGCGGGTTCCGGGTTGCAATTTGTTGCGGAAGCCCCGTTCTCGGCATCGGCTTTGAATTATACAATTGAGTCTTTGGACGACGGGTTGAATAAAGATCAGCGTCATTCGCCGGAAGTAATCCCGGTGGATTATACGAATATCTGTATAGATAAGGCTCAATTGGGTCTGGCTTGTGAAAACAGCTGGGGAGCTATCGCTTATCCGCAATACCGCTTGCCGTATGGTAATTATGAATTCAGTTTTATAATGAAGCCGGTATTTAATAAAGTTTATTGATGTGATAAAATCGGATTATGAGAAAATTGTGTTTGTTGTTCTTATTGATAGGAACATATTGTTATGCCGGTGAAAAAAAATATACGGTTGATTCGCCTGACGGAAAGATACAGTTAGCGATTATTCAGACGGATGCCGGTGAGTTGACTTATCAATTATCCGTGAAGCGTAAACAAGTGATTGATGCTTCTGCATTAGGGTTTAAAACGGAAGATGGGCTGACTTTTCCTTTTCGGGGATGGAAAATGGGAAAGGTTACTCGTAACAAAGTGAATTCTGTTTGGAAACCTTTGTGGGGAAAGCGTGCCGTGGTGCCTGATAAATACAATGAGATGAAGCTGTCTTTTGTGAATGAAGCGAAATCATCGGATGCTTTGGAAGTAGTGGCACGGGCTTATAATGAAGGTGTGGCTTTTCGCTATGTGTTGCCTCAAGGTGCAGGTTCTGCGTTGGAACTTACCACTTTTAATTTTGCAGGTGACTATACTGCATGGTATTATAATGGAGAAAGGCATAATATCGGTCCGGAACGATTGACCGAAACAGATGGCGAGCGCTTACCCGTGATGACGGTGAAAGCTGCGGATGATTTATACCTGGCTGTGCATGAGGCTTGTCTGGATGAGGGTGAACCCTTGAAACTGAAATCGGAAAAGGGGCGATGCTTGTTTTCCGTTTCTGCGAAACCGCATTTGTTTCGTGCAGGGTATCAATCGGCATGGCGTGTGGTTCTTTGCGGCAATCGTCCGGGTGATCTGGTGGATTCTCATCTCGTGGAATTGCTGAATCCGGAACCTTCCGGAGAATATGATTTCTCATGGGTAAAGCCGGGAGTTGCATTGTGGGACTGGCGTATGAATGGTGCTCAGTGGGAAGGGTTTAATTATACGATGTCCTATCCTTCTTGGGAAAGAGCGGTTGATTTTGCCGCAGAGCAGGGTTTTGTCTATCTGGTTCTTGATGCCAATTGGTATGGACCTGAGTTTGAGCAGGGTTCGGACCCCGTTAAGGGAGATAAGGCCGGGGATGTGCGAAAATTGATTCAATATGGAAAGCAGAAAGGAGTGGGTATCTGGCTGTATCTGAATGATGTGGGAGGACGTAATTATCCGTTGGAAGAAACTTTGAAACAATATGGGGAGTGGGGAGCTGCCGGAGTGAAGTATGGTTTTATGGCCGGAAACCCTGAAGAGAAGAATACCAGAACAAAGAATATAACGGAAATGTGTGCACGGTATAAGCTATTGGTGGATTTTCATGACTATCCGGTGCATCCCTATGGGCAGATGCGGACATGGCCCAATGCTGTGACACGTGAATACTGCAAAGCTCAATTGGACGGACACGAGATTTTCTATCCTAAAACCTTTGTTACTTCGGTGTTTGTAAATATGGTAGCCGGTCCGATTGATATGAATAATGGTATGTTTGACCTTCGGCAAGGGAAAACGACACGTTCGGATAATAACCAGGAGGTACCTTCAACGGTGGTATCGGAAGCTGCACGAACATTGATCACTTTCTCCGGTGCAACGATTATTCCGGATATTCCCGAATATTATCGTAAATATCCTGCTTTACTCCGCTTTTTGTCTGCACAGAAAATGCCTTGGCTGGAAAGTAAGACTTTAGATGGCGAAATAGGGGAATATATCGTAATGATGCGTCAAGCGGAAGATGGAGTATTCTTGGTAGGGGCTGCAACTAACGAAGAAAGTAGAACTTTACGTGTGCCGCTGTCTTTCTTAGGTAAAGGAGACTATGAAGCGGAAATTGTGGAAGATGGAGAGAATGCCCATTATTTAAGTAACAGAGAAACGATGAAGGTTTCGAAAAAGAGAGTAACCCGGAATGAAGTTTTGAATATAAAGTTAGCACCGGGTGGCGGGGCTTGTATCCGTATTGGAAAAGAAACAGGAAAGTGAGGACTGCACTGTGTGTACCTAAAGCGGATTATAATCAATAGCAAAAATGAAGAAGTGTGATAGAATGGTGTAACATCAGTTAATAAAAATGATACGGCAGAAATATATCCGCATTATTTTTTAAACGATATGTAACAGAATTATATAGTATCTTTATTTAATCGGTGTATCTTTGCAAATATTGTATTTGATACATTGATTTGCTTTTTGTCAATTTTGTTGTTTAACCCTATACATCATTATTATATGAAAGATACATTTATCAGCAGGAGAGAATTTCTGAAAGATATAGGGATGATTGGAGCCGGAGTGCTGCTATCAGCGAGCCCTTGGCTTTCTGCCTTTTCGGAAGTTGTAGAGACATCCGGTGAAAAATGCCGTCTGGCTATCATCGGTCCGGGTTCAAGAGGGCGTTTTTTGATGAGCTTCCTGGTACGGAATCCTAAAGTAGAAATTGTGGCATTGTGCGATATCTATCAGCCCTCTATTGAAAAAGCACTGGAACTGGCTCCGAAAGCTAAAGTTTATGACGATTACCGGAAAATACTGGAAGATAAAACCGTTGATGCCGTACTGGTAGCTACCCCTCTTAATTCCCATTGCCAGATTGTGCTGGATGCTTTTGATGCCGGCAAGCACGTGTTCTGTGAGAAATCCATAGGCTTTACGATGGAAGAATGTTTCCGCATTTACAGTAAGCATATCAGTACGGGCAAAATATTCTTTACCGGGCAGCAACGTCTTTTCGATCCGCGATACATCAAGGTCATGGAAATGGTTCATGCCGGCACTTTCGGTGAGATAAACGCCATCCGTACTTTCTGGAACCGGAATGGAGACTGGAGGCGTGAAGTGCCTTCACCTGACCTGGAACGTCTGATTAACTGGCGTCTGTACCGTGAATATTCCAAAGGACTGATGACCGAACTGGCTTGCCATCAGTTACAGATAGGGAGCTGGGCACTGCAGAAGCTTCCCGAGAAAGTGATGGGGCATGGGGCTATCACCTATTGGAAAGACGGTAGGGAAGTATATGATAATGTAAGTTGCATATATGTGTTCGATGACGGAGTGAAGATGACATTTGATTCTGTCATATCCAATAAATTCTATGGTTTGGAAGAACAGATCATGGGTAATCTGGGGACGGTGGAACCGGAGAAAGGCAAATACTTCTTTGAAAGTGTCCCTCCCGCACCCGGATTTTTGCAGATGATTAACGAATGGGAGAATAAAGTGTTTGATTCCTTACCTTTTGCCGGAACAAGCTGGGCACCGGAAACCGCCAATGAAAACAAAGGGGAATTCATTCTGGGAGAACGGCCTAAATCGGATGGCACTTCTTTGTTATTAGAAGCTTTTGTTGAGGCTGTCATTACCCGTAGGCAGCCTGAACGCATAGCCGAAGAGGGCTATTATGCAAGTATGCTTTGCCTGTTGGGCGATCAGGCTTTACAGGAAGAACGGGTACTATACTTCCCCGATGAATATAAAATCAATTACCTGAATCATCAAGCTAAAACACCTCAAGCCGTATGAAAAACACAGTCATTACCGCCCGCCGGAAAAAGATGGAACTGCTGACTTTGCTGGCGTGCTTCATTATCGGCAATCTGGCAAATCTGTATGCCATAATTTCTTATGAGACACCTTTCTCGGAGATGCTGACATCCTTTTTCTATGTCCTCGCGTTTTCGGGCGTGCTTTATGTCTTTTGGACAATCCTGCGTATTCTGTTCTATGGGATAAGAAGTCTGTTTTTGAAGAAAAGAGATGCGGCCTGAAGATGCTCAAGATTCAGTAACTTAATTAATACCAATGATATATGACGACACGAAGAGATTTTTTGAAAACGATGACAATGGCTTCTGCCGGGCTGGCATTCGGAGCCGGTGATGTGTTGGGAGCCCGTGCCTCCACGACGCAAAGAAAAGTGACGGATAAAGTGAAGATTGCCTATATAGGCATTGGAAACCGTGGCGAACAGATTATCGGTGATTTTGCCCGTACCGGTATGGTAGAAGTCGTGGCTCTGTGCGATGTGGATATGGGAGCCGCTCACACCCAGAAAGTGATGAACCAGTATCCTAAGGCGAAGCGTTTCCGCGATTTCCGTCAGATGTTTGACAAGGCGGGCAATGATTTTGATGCGGTAGCCATAGCAACCCCCGACCATTCACATTTCCCTATCAGTATGCTGGCTTTGGCATCAGGCAAACATGTGTATGTGGAGAAGCCTCTGGCACGTACTTTCTATGAAGGAGAATTGCTGATGCAAGCTGCGCTGAAACGTCCGAACCTGGCTACGCA from Bacteroides sp. MSB163 includes:
- a CDS encoding alpha-L-fucosidase, producing MNGNLGIIRLGIAFLNILMLTMCNTSDNVYSYEAEEADKVSCVSENIDKQASGGATVGLMGRGQSVCFRNLPASEKIAIRYATENVGVFSLSVNGQPALKVNIHSSGSFIGSFLYAVVDVIIPGNGFVTLSVEEGDVALCVDKILVGKGDLGLPPDIWNLPELKVAEGPFAADWDSLSNHYSAPDWWREAKFGAWSHWDPQSMPEYGDWYARNMYIEGHWQYNYHVEHFGHPSEYGYKDICNDWVIDKWNPEELMKLYMDMGARYFMAMGGHHDNFDCYDSKYQPWNSVRVGPKMDIIGIWEKVARNHKMRFGIGFHSSPPRTWGQFMTVRYTADRNGDKAGVPYDAMQTILDGKGKWWEGMDPADLYGPEHDVKTPLLSPFANQFMWRVDDAITKYHPDMIYFDESAGDAYLDLGVNMGLGFLAPPLIANYYNKSMAWNNGKLDVVFNAKGVGGRYNSFPNNPELIPVVERAMVKSTEFYIESEIMAYPFQTERSLSDWHYKKGAPYAQADEVIWGLMENVSRNGALLLNIPQHGRGDVDEEAVRICHDIGAWLKINGEAVYGSRPFEVWGDHQVLFTRNEGYVYATLLNWSDSTLTLKALRSGGTTIGDVTEVVMLGSDVPFTFTQNADGLMLKPSGRVLPLADIENVSLASKYRVLRISHTKGWMNDDDPGVAATGWKRYCNLNSGDYNNDLTVSERVGDVWACSFEGRNIAVIAPKEPGAGSMEIFIDGNSQSIVDLSTVDVCLPQQVVFQMENLVPGKHTLSIVNRKGKVSVDACKIY
- a CDS encoding glycoside hydrolase family 2 TIM barrel-domain containing protein is translated as MKKKLFSLFALAIGFQTIALSQKNEWRDPEVNAVNRTPMHTNYFAYESPDAARAGVKEESDNFLSLNGMWKFNWVRNADQRPDDFYRLGYNDSAWDELKVPAVWELNGYGDPIYVNVGYPWKNQFRTDPPKIPVKNNHVGSYRKEIVIPAEWKDKQIFAHFGSVTSNIYLWVNGKYVGYSEDSKLEAEFDLSGYLKPGKNLIVFQVFRWCDGSYLEDQDFFRFSGVGRDCYLYTRNKNYIQDIRVTPDLDQQYTNGSLNIALQMKGRGTVELELSDSKGNIVANTRVNGSGNLSATMEVKNPLKWSAEMPNLYCLTATLKNGNDILEVIPVKVGFRKVEIKDAQLLVNGQPVLIKGANRHEMDPDYGYVVSRERMLQDIRIMKQFNINAVRTCHYPDDNLWYELCDEYGLYVVAEANVEAHGMLYTNNQLSKHASFAKAHLERNQRNVQRSYNHPSVIIWSLGNETGPGPNFEACYRWIKAEDATRPVQYEQAGHDYYTDIFCPMYLWYSACEDYAKSNATKPLIQCEYAHAMGNSMGGFKEYWDLIRKYPKFQGGFIWDFVDQSVRWKNKDGIEIYAYGGDFNKYDGSDNNFCDNGLISPDRVPNPHMYEVGYFYQSIWTHPVNLQNGEIEIFNENFFRDLSAYYLDWQLLADGELVEAGTVGNLDVAPQQTARLKLDISGINSYKDKELLLNVSYKLKKAETLLSPGFTVAKAQMSVTPYKAPDMALVNVKKANIESVAPFVNNNDGNYLIIEGEDFIIEFAKNNGFLSRYKVAGKELMNDGGQLVPNFWRAPTDNDYGARLQHKYRVWLNPKLKRTSFTNKQENGTIVVEAGYEMPDVSAKLYLTYVINNTGEIKVTQKMLAGEAEKVPDMFRFGMQMQMPDEFYKINYYGRGPVENYSDRNHATDLGIYRQTVGEQFYPYIRPQETGTKTDIRWWRQLNEAGSGLQFVAEAPFSASALNYTIESLDDGLNKDQRHSPEVIPVDYTNICIDKAQLGLACENSWGAIAYPQYRLPYGNYEFSFIMKPVFNKVY
- a CDS encoding glycoside hydrolase family 97 protein is translated as MRKLCLLFLLIGTYCYAGEKKYTVDSPDGKIQLAIIQTDAGELTYQLSVKRKQVIDASALGFKTEDGLTFPFRGWKMGKVTRNKVNSVWKPLWGKRAVVPDKYNEMKLSFVNEAKSSDALEVVARAYNEGVAFRYVLPQGAGSALELTTFNFAGDYTAWYYNGERHNIGPERLTETDGERLPVMTVKAADDLYLAVHEACLDEGEPLKLKSEKGRCLFSVSAKPHLFRAGYQSAWRVVLCGNRPGDLVDSHLVELLNPEPSGEYDFSWVKPGVALWDWRMNGAQWEGFNYTMSYPSWERAVDFAAEQGFVYLVLDANWYGPEFEQGSDPVKGDKAGDVRKLIQYGKQKGVGIWLYLNDVGGRNYPLEETLKQYGEWGAAGVKYGFMAGNPEEKNTRTKNITEMCARYKLLVDFHDYPVHPYGQMRTWPNAVTREYCKAQLDGHEIFYPKTFVTSVFVNMVAGPIDMNNGMFDLRQGKTTRSDNNQEVPSTVVSEAARTLITFSGATIIPDIPEYYRKYPALLRFLSAQKMPWLESKTLDGEIGEYIVMMRQAEDGVFLVGAATNEESRTLRVPLSFLGKGDYEAEIVEDGENAHYLSNRETMKVSKKRVTRNEVLNIKLAPGGGACIRIGKETGK
- a CDS encoding Gfo/Idh/MocA family oxidoreductase — translated: MKDTFISRREFLKDIGMIGAGVLLSASPWLSAFSEVVETSGEKCRLAIIGPGSRGRFLMSFLVRNPKVEIVALCDIYQPSIEKALELAPKAKVYDDYRKILEDKTVDAVLVATPLNSHCQIVLDAFDAGKHVFCEKSIGFTMEECFRIYSKHISTGKIFFTGQQRLFDPRYIKVMEMVHAGTFGEINAIRTFWNRNGDWRREVPSPDLERLINWRLYREYSKGLMTELACHQLQIGSWALQKLPEKVMGHGAITYWKDGREVYDNVSCIYVFDDGVKMTFDSVISNKFYGLEEQIMGNLGTVEPEKGKYFFESVPPAPGFLQMINEWENKVFDSLPFAGTSWAPETANENKGEFILGERPKSDGTSLLLEAFVEAVITRRQPERIAEEGYYASMLCLLGDQALQEERVLYFPDEYKINYLNHQAKTPQAV